The proteins below come from a single Triticum aestivum cultivar Chinese Spring chromosome 5D, IWGSC CS RefSeq v2.1, whole genome shotgun sequence genomic window:
- the LOC123122645 gene encoding G-type lectin S-receptor-like serine/threonine-protein kinase At2g19130, with product MPPLHILLGLLLLLTPPPCCSSAAANGDKLPAGQALAVGSKLVSRNGKFALGFFQPAAAAGSISKSPHNATSPSSGWYLGIWFNKIPVFTTVWVANREEPVVHHNLNQTQLKIASDGNLVIVLTHASNTESVVWSTHIVNNMTQASKKNTTTTSVALLLNNGNLALTSEQKVLWQSFDYPTDVVLPGSKFGRNKITSFSSQLISKKSLIDPGLGSYSLDLEDIKGFVLKRRKNPSIVYWLYESSTTSAMNLLPLAKALLDLNPQTKGLLNITYVDNNREEYYMGTLRDESSASMFGLLDISGQIKLNLWSHASQSWQTIYAQPDNPCEPPATCGPFTVCSSKPHPSCDCMESFSQKSPHDWEFDDRTGGCTRNTPLHCTSDKNMTSSTDIFHPINQVQLPYNPQSIVAATTQSKCEEVCLSSCSCTAYSYNSRRCSVWNGELLSVFQTDDTGEHVLYLRLAAKDLRPTLRNNKRKPTIGVVATASMIGFGLVMIMVFLLIWRDKFKWCGLLPIHYDHQASVGGIIAFRYTDLVRATKNFSEKLGGGGFGSVYKGVLSDSKTTIAVKRLYAAHQGEKQFRAEVSSIGMIQHINLVKLIGFCCEGDHRLLVYEHMLNGSLDGHLFKVSNHDDDDALNWSTRYQIILGIARGLSYLHQSCHKCIIHCDIKPENILVDGSFVPKVADFGLASFVGRDFSRILTSFKGTTGYLAPEWLTGVAITPKIDVYSFGMVLLEIISGRRNASPETSYNTSSCNNNNTHQHVEYFPVQAINKLHSDDVKSLVDPRLNGNFNLEEVERVCKIACWCIQDNEFDRPMMGEVVRVLDGLQEIDVAPMPRLLAAITEQSGAATSM from the coding sequence ATGCCTCCCCTCCACATACTGCTCGGGCTTCTCCTCTTGCTCACTCCTCCTCCTTGCTGCTCCTCTGCAGCTGCAAATGGAGACAAGCTGCCGGCAGGCCAAGCTCTCGCTGTTGGCAGCAAACTCGTCTCCAGAAACGGCAAGTTCGCGCTCGGCTTCTTCCAGCCAGCAGCTGCTGCGGGCAGCATCAGTAAGTCGCCCCACAATGCCACCTCCCCGAGCTCAGGCTGGTACCTCGGCATATGGTTCAATAAGATCCCGGTTTTCACCACTGTGTGGGTCGCTAATAGGGAAGAACccgtcgtccaccacaacctcaaTCAAACACAGCTCAAGATAGCAAgcgatggcaatcttgtcatcgTACTAACCCATGCCAGCAACACCGAGTCCGTAGTTTGGTCCACTCACATCGTCAACAATATGACACAAGCCAGCAAAAAAAACACCACCACTACTAGTGTCGCCCTTCTCTTGAACAATGGAAACCTTGCCCTCACATCTGAACAGAAGGTGTTGTGGCAGAGCTTCGACTACCCAACAGATGTAGTGCTTCCTGGCTCTAAGTTCGGCCGgaacaagatcactagttttagCAGCCAACTCATCTCAAAGAAGAGCCTCATTGATCCTGGTTTAGGGTCATACAGTCTTGACCTAGAAGATATCAAGGGGTTCGTCCTCAAACGCCGCAAGAACCCATCAATAGTGTATTGGCTTTATGAATCCTCCACAACATCAGCAATGAATCTTTTGCCACTAGCCAAGGCACTGCTAGATTTGAATCCTCAGACCAAAGGTTTACTTAACATAACATATGTTGATAACAACCGAGAGGAGTACTACATGGGCACTTTACGAGATGAATCCTCGGCTTCCATGTTTGGCTTACTAGACATCTCTGGTCAGATAAAGCTGAATCTTTGGTCGCATGCCAGCCAGTCTTGGCAGACAATATATGCCCAACCAGACAATCCGTGTGAGCCACCTGCAACCTGTGGACCTTTCACGGTCTGTAGCAGCAAGCCACATCCATCCTGTGACTGCATGGAGAGCTTCTCTCAGAAATCACCACATGATTGGGAGTTTGATGACCGAACAGGAGGATGCACTAGAAATACACCATTACATTGCACTAGTGACAAAAACATGACAAGTTCAACAGACATATTCCACCCCATTAATCAAGTTCAACTTCCCTACAACCCACAAAGCATAGTCGCTGCCACCACCCAAAGCAAATGTGAAGAAGTTTGTCTCAGTTCCTGCTCATGCACTGCTTATTCCTATAACAGTAGAAGATGCTCTGTCTGGAATGGGGAATTACTTAGTGTATTTCAGACTGATGATACTGGAGAACATGTTCTTTACCTTCGTCTTGCCGCCAAAGATTTGCGGCCAACTTTGAGAAACAACAAAAGAAAACCAACCATTGGAGTTGTTGCTACTGCAAGCATGATTGGTTTTGGGTTAGTAATGATCATGGTGTTCTTACTGATTTGGAGGGACAAATTCAAGTGGTGTGGTTTGTTGCCAATTCACTATGACcatcaagctagtgttggtggGATTATAGCTTTTAGGTACACAGATTTAGTTCGTGCTACTAAAAACTTCTCAGAAAAGCTAGGTGGAGGTGGTTTTGGTTCTGTATACAAGGGAGTGTTAAGTGACTCAAAGACCACTATAGCGGTGAAAAGACTTTATGCTGCCCATCAAGGAGAGAAGCAATTCAGAGCTGAGGTGAGCTCAATTGGGATGATCCAACACATCAACCTAGTCAAACTGATTGGTTTCTGTTGTGAAGGTGATCACAGGTTGCTTGTGTATGAACATATGTTAAATGGGTCTCTTGATGGTCATCTATTTAAGGTGAGcaatcatgatgatgatgatgccctaAATTGGAGCACCAGATACCAAATAATCCTTGGAATTGCTAGAGGGTTATCATACTTGCATCAAAGTTGCCACAAATGCATCATACATTGTGATATTAAGCCGGAGAACATATTGGTGGATGGATCATTTGTTCCTAAAGTTGCAGACTTTGGGCTAGCATCATTTGTTGGAAGGGATTTTAGCCGAATCCTGACTTCATTCAAAGGAACTACAGGTTATCTTGCCCCGGAGTGGCTTACCGGAGTTGCTATCACACCGAAAATCGATGTTTACAGCTTCGGCATGGTTCTGCTGGAAATCATATCAGGAAGGAGGAATGCGTCACCTGAAACATCATACAACACTAGcagctgcaacaacaacaacacccacCAACATGTTGAATATTTCCCAGTCCAAGCCATCAACAAGCTTCACAGCGACGATGTGAAGAGTTTGGTGGATCCACGGCTAAACGGTAACTTCAATTTGGAAGAGGTTGAAAGGGTTTGCAAAATTGCTTGTTGGTGCATCCAAGATAATGAGTTTGATCGGCCGATGATGGGTGAAGTGGTCCGGGTTCTAGATGGTCTGCAAGAGATTGATGTGGCCCCAATGCCAAGACTACTCGCAGCTATAACGGAACAATCTGGTGCTGCAACTTCTATGTAA
- the LOC123122644 gene encoding wall-associated receptor kinase 2 — MKLPAAALLPFLLQLSLVAAAAAQVTGAAPGCPTICAGVSVPYPFGIKEGCYLPGFNLTCDRRNGQERLLIGGAGSTLEVMEISLAKSTVRVRNTAGAVQLEGSRVSGPTRAVGTWGGLGAGAAGGPFVVSASRNRFVLTGCNVLAKLIGDRDNVIVGCSAFCAVTDGLNNTVSAEDVAECAGVGCCKTPITIGRPYYRVNFTGMDPAQEMDSLLATVSVRVAETGWFDTSAARANSSRGTTAMPLVLEWVLDSKRLRQPRDPPGWAATGCPNDAGSSECRSSHSSCSNVTNNYRTGYVCHCQEGYEGNPYLAGAGGCQDVNECARPDKFMCSGVCTNTPGGYHCVCPPRSRGDPRIKDGCLKSSLSLGLSIGIGIGSGAALLFLVLGAIFVTRKLKRQRAKVSKQKFFKQNRGHLLEQLVSQKADIAERMIIPLVELEKATNNFDKAREIGGGGHGMVYKGIMSDLHVVAIKKSKAAIQKEINEFINEVAILSQINHRNVVKLFGCCLETEVPLLVYEFISNGTLYHHLHVEEPEASLPWVDRLRIATETARALAYLHSAVSFPIVHRDIKSQNILLDGTLIAKVSDFGASRCIPLDQTGDETAIQGTFGYLDPMYCYSGQLTEESDVYSFGVLLMELLTRKKPCSYRSSGEKSLVAYFTSLLAEGDLSSVLDPQVVMEGGKKIEEVIMLAAACVRMEGGQRPTMRQVEMTLESLQVPHENVVMGVIDAQGYKMIEDGSTEEVSRQYSREEEYLFSSRCPR, encoded by the exons ATGAAGCTTCCGGCGGCGGCGCTGTTGCCCTTTCTGTTGCAGCTCTCCCtcgtggccgcggcggcggctcaGGTCACCGGAGCTGCGCCGGGCTGCCCGACCATCTGCGCTGGCGTGAGCGTGCCGTACCCATTCGGCATCAAGGAAGGGTGCTACTTGCCGGGCTTCAACCTCACCTGCGACCGGAGGAACGGCCAAGAGCGGCTGCTCATCGGCGGCGCCGGGAGCACCCTCGAGGTCATGGAGATCTCACTGGCCAAATCCACGGTGCGCGTCAGGAACACCGCTGGCGCCGTGCAGCTCGAGGGCAGCAGGGTAAGCGGCCCTACCCGAGCCGTCGGCACGTGGGGCGGCCTTGGCGCCGGCGCCGCCGGCGGCCCGTTCGTGGTGTCGGCATCGCGCAACAGGTTCGTGCTCACCGGGTGCAACGTGCTGGCCAAGCTGATCGGGGACAGGGACAACGTCATCGTCGGCTGCTCCGCCTTCTGCGCCGTCACCGACGGGCTGAACAACACCGTCTCCGCCGAGGACGTCGCCGAGTGCGCCGGCGTCGGCTGCTGCAAGACGCCCATCACCATCGGCCGTCCCTACTACCGCGTTAATTTCACGGGGATGGACCCGGCCCAGGAGATGGACTCGTTGCTGGCTACGGTTTCGGTGCGCGTCGCGGAGACGGGCTGGTTCGACACGTCGGCCGCACGCGCGAACTCCTCCCGCGGGACGACGGCGATGCCCTTGGTGCTGGAGTGGGTGCTGGACTCCAAGCGGCTCCGGCAACCTCGGGATCCCCCGGGGTGGGCGGCAACGGGCTGCCCCAATGACGCGGGGTCGAGCGAGTGCCGGAGCAGCCACAGCTCATGCAGCAACGTCACCAACAACTACCGCACTGGCTACGTGTGCCATTGCCAGGAGGGCTACGAGGGCAACCCGtacctcgccggcgccggaggatgcCAAGACGTCAACGAGTGCGCGCGGCCTGATAAGTTCATGTGCTCCGGCGTGTGCACCAACACGCCCGGAGGGTACCACTGCGTGTGTCCGCCCCGCTCTCGTGGCGACCCTCGGATCAAAGATGGCTGCCTCAAATCATCCCTAAGTCTAG GTTTAAGTATCGGCATAGGAATCGGCAGTGGTGCTGCCCTTCTTTTCTTGGTGCTTGGTGCCATTTTTGTGACCCGGAAGCTGAAGCGTCAGAGGGCAAAAGTATCCAAGCAGAAATTCTTCAAGCAAAACAGGGGACATCTACTAGAGCAATTAGTGTCGCAAAAGGCAGACATCGCTGAGAGGATGATCATCCCCTTGGTGGAGCTGGAGAAGGCAACCAACAACTTCGACAAAGCTCGTGAGATCGGCGGAGGAGGTCATGGCATGGTGTACAAAGGGATCATGTCAGACCTTCACGTCGTGGCGATCAAGAAGTCCAAGGCCGCAATCCAGAAGGAGATCAACGAGTTCATCAACGAGGTGGCAATCCTCTCGCAGATAAATCATCGGAACGTGGTGAAGCTCTTCGGGTGCTGCCTCGAGACAGAGGTGCCGTTGCTAGTATATGAGTTCATCTCCAACGGGACACTTTACCATCATCTTCATGTCGAAGAACCTGAAGCTTCATTGCCATGGGTGGATCGGCTAAGAATTGCAACAGAGACCGCAAGAGCTCTCGCGTATCTTCACTCGGCCGTGTCATTCCCTATAGTCCACAGGGATATCAAGTCTCAAAACATTCTGTTAGATGGCACTCTCATAGCAAAGGTGTCCGATTTTGGAGCTTCAAGGTGCATTCCGCTAGATCAAACAGGGGATGAAACCGCCATCCAAGGGACATTTGGGTACCTAGACCCTATGTATTGCTACTCAGGACAGCTCACCGAGGAGAGCGATGTTTATAGCTTCGGCGTTCTCCTAATGGAGCTGCTCACCAGGAAAAAACCATGCTCATATCGATCATccggggagaaaagcctcgtcGCCTATTTCACTAGTTTGCTCGCAGAAGGTGACCTCTCAAGTGTGTTAGACCCTCAGGTCGTGATGGAAGGTGGCAAGAAGATTGAAGAAGTAATTATGTTGGCAGCGGCATGCGTCAGGATGGAAGGAGGTCAACGACCAACCATGAGGCAAGTGGAGATGACACTCGAGAGTCTTCAAGTACCCCATGAAAATGTTGTGATGGGTGTTATTGATGCACAAGGTTATAAAATGATTGAAGATGGAAGCACTGAGGAGGTTAGCAGACAATATAGCCGGGAAGAAGAATATTTGTTTTCATCAAGGTGCCCGCGGTAG